GACTATGGATTTGCCTGAAGTTGCGTATTCATCACGTATCGCTGGTCAGGTGGTGCCATTTAAGGAAAACCATTTAGCTGGCCAAATCCAGGCACTGCCCAAATACTTTACAGATACGTTTCCTCGGCAAAACGTGGGGACAGAGCCGTATTCAATCATTAGCTACCTCACACCAGTAAAGGGTAATCTTCCTGCTATTCATGATGAACAGGTGGGGAAACAAGGGATTGACATCTATATACATCAATTAGATTTCTCGGAATATGACTAAGCCTTATGATGAAATTCTAGCTAAGTCAGAACCCAAACTCACCTTACAGGAGCATATCGATGATTGCCTGCTGATTTGGGAAATATTACAAACGAATTTTCCACAAATCAGCAGGTTACGACTCTCGTATGATTTTTGGCGAGTGCTGCGTTTGGCTATTGTTTGCCACGACCTCGGAAAAGGTCATGTTGACTTTCAGAAAGTGCTACGTGGTGAATCTAATCAATGGCGTAAACAACGACATGAATTATTTTCCTTGCCATTTATTGAAGGACTTGACGAAGACAAACGCATTAAAGAGCTAATCCGATTGGTCGTTGCTGGGCATCATAAAGATTATGAACAACTTTGGCTGCGCTATATCTGTGATTTCTACCAGTCTGACGGGGGTGCTTTTGGATTACCAGGCGCTGACGGGCGTCTTGAATATGAAGATGAATTTCGTAGAAATGTACGCGACAAACTACTGATTAAGCTAGCTGATAATGAGTATGGAGTCAAGCTTGGCAAGTTCTCGATTCAGCACCCAGAACAGGTAATTTTGTCTTATCAAGGGCAAGTCAGTAAAATGAATACGACCAATCCGGGGTATTTTGATTTACTAATGTTGTTTGGTGGCCTAAAGCATTGTGACCATTTGGGCTCTGCCCGAGTTCGTGAACTTTTACATATTTCGGATGAGCAGTTTTGGTTTTTAGATCAGAAACGCATTGATCTACAGGTTAATGGCCGTGATTTTTATGATCATCAACTGGCTTGTGGTAACGTTTTAGGCAACCTTATTCTAACGTCACCTACAGGTTCTGGAAAAACAGAAAGTGCTATTATCTGGCTGCGTGAGCAGATGAAGCATTTTGGACAAGGACGGGTTTTCTATATCCTACCGTTTACTGCGTCCATAAATGCAATGTACGAGCGATTGGGTAAGGAAATGGGGCAACCTTACGTCGGGATGTTACATGGTAAGCTGAGCGATTACTTGTATGACTATTTCGATGATTTTCAATATTCACTCAGCCATAAAAAAGAGAAAATTGACGAACTGAGAGATAAGTTCAAGACGCTGGTTACGCCCGTAAAAGTGGTGACGCCGTTTCAGCTTCTAAAACACCTATTCGGTCTAAAAGGCTTTGAGCAGGGTTTATTTGAGATGGTGGGTAGCTATTTCATTTTTGATGAAATTCACGCTTACAGTCCTGATGTCTTTGCTCAGATTAAGGTGCTGCTTCAATACGCTGTGAACTGTTTGCATGTCAAGGTAATGATTATGACTGCAACCATGCCGACGTTTCTGAAAAAAGAATTGGAAGATGCTATTGGTAAGTTTACAGAGGTAAAGGCATCACCTAAATTGTATAGCCAATTCGTTCGTCATCGACTCCAATTACAGAACGGATTATTAACAAATAGCCTTGATCTGATTCGACAGACTTTGGCTGAAGGTAAAAAGGTGCTAGTCGTTTGTAACACCGTCAAAAATGCGCAGATGGTGTTCAATGAGCTAAATGAGCGAGTTGAAAACGCCGTATTTCTCCATAGCGCATTTAATGGAAGAGATAGGAATAGTTACGAATTAGAGTTAAAGCGTGGAGAAGAAAATGGATCAATCAAATTGTTGGTTGGTACGCAGGCCATTGAAGTAAGTTTAGACATTGATTATGATGTCATTTTCACCGAGCCCGCACCAATTGATGCACTGATACAGCGATTTGGTCGAGTAAATCGTAAGCGAGAAAAGGGGGTAAGTCCAGTAGTAGTTTTTCGGGAGTCCAACCCAACAGATCAGTACATTTATCCTGCTGAAACTATAACCTTAACGATCAAAGCCTTTGAGGAAATTAATGTGGAGAATGATGGCATAATCGACGAAGCGAAACTACAGTATTACATTGACTATGTTTATTCAGACTGGCAGCCTAAGCAGAAAGAACAGTTTGACTTGATCTACAACAGTTTGTTTGTTTCAGCAGAACGACTTGTTCCTATGTACCGCTCAAAGCTTGGAGAGGAGGATTTCTACAAGCAATTTGACGGAATCAAAGTATTGCCGGTTGTTCTTCAAGAAGCGTACATAGAGCGGTTAAGCCAATTCGATTTTATTGGTGCAGAAAGCCTTAAGGTGCAAATTCGTAAAAATAAGTTTGCTCAATTAA
This window of the Spirosoma aerolatum genome carries:
- a CDS encoding CRISPR-associated helicase/endonuclease Cas3; its protein translation is MTKPYDEILAKSEPKLTLQEHIDDCLLIWEILQTNFPQISRLRLSYDFWRVLRLAIVCHDLGKGHVDFQKVLRGESNQWRKQRHELFSLPFIEGLDEDKRIKELIRLVVAGHHKDYEQLWLRYICDFYQSDGGAFGLPGADGRLEYEDEFRRNVRDKLLIKLADNEYGVKLGKFSIQHPEQVILSYQGQVSKMNTTNPGYFDLLMLFGGLKHCDHLGSARVRELLHISDEQFWFLDQKRIDLQVNGRDFYDHQLACGNVLGNLILTSPTGSGKTESAIIWLREQMKHFGQGRVFYILPFTASINAMYERLGKEMGQPYVGMLHGKLSDYLYDYFDDFQYSLSHKKEKIDELRDKFKTLVTPVKVVTPFQLLKHLFGLKGFEQGLFEMVGSYFIFDEIHAYSPDVFAQIKVLLQYAVNCLHVKVMIMTATMPTFLKKELEDAIGKFTEVKASPKLYSQFVRHRLQLQNGLLTNSLDLIRQTLAEGKKVLVVCNTVKNAQMVFNELNERVENAVFLHSAFNGRDRNSYELELKRGEENGSIKLLVGTQAIEVSLDIDYDVIFTEPAPIDALIQRFGRVNRKREKGVSPVVVFRESNPTDQYIYPAETITLTIKAFEEINVENDGIIDEAKLQYYIDYVYSDWQPKQKEQFDLIYNSLFVSAERLVPMYRSKLGEEDFYKQFDGIKVLPVVLQEAYIERLSQFDFIGAESLKVQIRKNKFAQLMRENDQNLQAKSYSIEKKDGSLLEIKYFILTKKYDSELGLLYDQQEEWIDTSGFDF